The DNA segment GCCCTGGACATGAGGGATGTGATGATGGTGCTGCTGTGACACCgtgcagcacagagggacaaATCCCACTGTGGCCATGGGGACCCTGGCTGGGAGCCACTCTGGGCAcctgagctgggacaggggacacaggggacacagggacaggcagacAGCCTGGCCTCCCTCCTCCATCTCCTCTCATGCCCGCAGGAGGCTCCTGTGGATGGCAAGGAggtcagcaggagcagggaagcaggaggaTTAGGCACAGCACACCTAATCCTGGTTAGCTGGggctataaataaaataaataacccCGATTTACCAAATACGGAGCATGTGGGTCAGcacctggctctgggcaggaggTATTTGGGGAGTGGGTGTCAGCTCAGGGCTCTCAGAAAGTGATCTCAGCAAATCCAGGTCACCAAGGCTTCCACTGCCCAGCAGAGCATCTTCCCCCTTGCAGGGGTTTTGCTTCTCCCACGTTCTCCAGGGCGGTGTGTTTCACAAAAAGTGGGATCATGATGGATCCCAGTGGTTCCCAGGACtgtgaatttggggagggggagctgggggctcCATGGTGAAGCTAGGAACTGGCTGCTTTCTTCCATGTCATGAGCTCATATGGAAAAGCTCCTTTGCACCCCCTAATCCCTTAAGCAGCTGTGGGGTGGGCAACCACTCCCTTACTTAACAAAGCCCTTCAAGGAGGAGCTgttgattaaaaattaaattgggTGGTGGATGAAAATGCTGCTGAGACCCTTCCAAGGCTGGGGGGCACGTGGGGCTGTTCTGAAAGGCAGGGAAGGGGGGTCTGGCTTTCAAGGTCATGGCCTGGGGAAAGTGAGTCACAGTTTACAGCTTAACTGAGGGGCTTAATTAAATTGTTACTTAAGAACTAGCAACCCTCCTCATGGGGTGCATCAGAGTGATGGAGGGGGGATTCAGAAGGATGCACAAAGAAGGGGTAGCTGTGCAATTGTCTATACCCACCTGCTCTGGAAGGGGTTCCCAAAAATCTCACGTCctcacaggctgcagcagcccaaTAGAGCAGCCCAACCAGCCTTGGTGTGGACTCTGGGGTTTGAGGGTCTCTGATGTCCCCAGCCCTCGGGGACAGCGCGCAGCAGGGGATGGTGGCACATGGGATGGAGAGGAAGGATTTTTTCTCACCTGTTTGGGCTTGTGCTGCTGGGGGCTCCCTGGCTCTtcactggggctgtggggcacagaAACCAAAAGGGTGGTGAGGGCTTTCAGCCCTCCACGGAGCCTGAGGGCACGAGATTGCCCCAGGTTTTGGTAAAGGGGGAAAGGTCAGTCTTTCATTTGGTGCCAGTAGCATTTCCCCCTGTCTCGACATCCTCCTTCCTAACAGGGAACACAGGACAGGCTCTGCCTCGGCCGAGGGGGACATCAAGGAGCTTAATTTGGGGATCCCCACCTAGCAAACTTTTCCTCTCTGTAAGTGAATGAGCATCACCCCACCAGCCCCCAAAGAAACAGCACCGTAAACATGCTCAGTAAACTGCTCTGAAACTGAAATCAGGAGAAAAAGGtgctggaggagaggggagCCCACTGGGGGTGCCCAGCACGTCACCCACCCTGGGAATCCCACCCTGGGAATCCCACCCTGCCAATTCCACCCTGccaatcccaccctgggaaTCCCACCCTGGGAATCCCACCCTGCCAATGCCACCCTGGGAATCCCACCCTGGGAATCCCACCCTGCCAATGCCACCCTGGGAATCCCACCCTGGGAATCCCACCCTGCCAATGCCACCCTGGGAATCCCACCCTGGGAATCCCACCCTGCCAATGCCACCCTGccaatcccaccctgggaaTCCCACCCTGGGAATCCCACCCTGGGAATCCCACCCTGCCAATGCCACCCTGccaatcccaccctgggaaTCCCACCCTGGGAATCCCACCCTGCCAATGCCACCCTGCCAATGCCACCCTGCCAATCCCACCCTGccaatcccaccctgggaaTCCCACCCTGGGAATCCCACCCTGACCTGTCGGCAGCCCAGACCTCTCGCAGGATCTCCGTCTGCAGCGGCATCGCTcccggcacggctcggctcggctcggctcggctcggctcagCTCGGCTCCGTCCTGCCCTtccccgccccgcagccccgggcagggccgtgGGCTCAGTCCCAGCCGCAGGAGCCGGAGCGGCCTCGCAGCAtcggcccggccgcccccgcgaGTCCGcgctgggaggaggaggagaagggcaaggaggaagagcagctgcagcaggcgATTAACTTTATTTCTCCTGAAAGTCGGCTAATAGGATTTCAGGGGCTGTCAGCCAGGCTtactgggagcagctggcaggggaGTGACCACAGGAATGCAGGGGGTCAGCCggacccccagccctggctggtTGGGGTCCCTGCACAGCGCAGCCAGCGGGCAGAGCAGTGGCTCTCACTGCATTTAGGGTTATCCTCCCTGGGTATCTTTGTTTTCCACCCAGAAATGACTTCTTGCTGAGTGAAGAGCAGGATTTGGGCTGCTCCGTGTGAGCTGTGCATGCTGCAGGGGAAGGCAGCATCCCTGGCTCTGGGTGGTGCTGAGGTTTCTGTGCTGAGGTTTCACTGCTCTGCCCTAACCCCTGTCCCGAAATCTCTTTGGATGTGTTTCATCATCTCCTGCTCACGTCTCATCTCCTCATTACACTTGAACATTTAACATTGAACATGTAACTCTTGCTGTCCCCCCTCAGAGGGTCCCACGGACGCTGTTGGGTTGCAAAGCCAGACAAGccaagtgtccccagggtccccaCAGGACCCTCGGCCAGCCCACCACGGGCCCCTCGAAACCCCCAGCCCGTGCTTGGTGCCACTAGATGGCATTTGAGCACTGCGCACCCACCAGCGCCGGGAACTTCTAAATCCTCTCTACAAAACCCTCCTGGTTTCCCTTTCATCTCTAAACCTCATCACCCGCAAAAGCTCAATTTCTCTTCCAAGAGACAGAAAAGCACCAAgccaaaataaaccaaaaatctGCTTAAAAACGGGGAGCAAGCCCAAAAACTGCAAAGCAGGTtggtgttttttggtgtttttgggtttttttcctgttgagattgtttcctatggaaaatgtgGCTTGGGCTgcccccaaatgacttttttgCCCTGCAAGAAAACATGAAAAGCCCACGTTTTGCAGAGGCCCTGGGTCTCGCAGCAGACTCCAGGGAGGTGCATCCCAGAGTGGTTGAAAACCCAAGAGCTGggtgagcagctggagcagccacGGGGATGctgtgctcctcctgcagctgggaaagCAGACAGGCTTGAGAAACTATGCTTCAGGTACCACCTGATGGGACTAGAGAAGAGGAATTTTAACCAAATCCGGCTTAGTCTGCCGATATTGTGGAGGGGGGTACAAAAGAGGGATGGGCAGTCCTAATAACCCCCTGTCTCAGCTTTCTGTCCTCTCCCCACCCTCGGTCAAGGAGCACAAATGACTCCTCCACCCACTCAGCTGACCCCCAGGAAAACCCCTCCTGAAATAATACACTAGGGATAGAGGAAAAAAGCATAAAGATAAACCTCCCAGGCTGGAAAAACAGCTGGGATCCCCAAAGAGCATCCCCCAGCCAGGCACTTCCAAAGCATGGATTGCTGGCCCTTCACGGGCTCTCCAGAGAACAATGGCACTGATAAAAAGGGGCAGCACCAGCTCTTGGAGACACCAATAATTCCTCAGCTGCTTGGGCATCTCCCCTTCAAGGAGTACCCACCCATcctccccacagccaccccattTCCTGGGCAGGATCCAGAGAAagaatactattttttttcctttaatttttctttcagttgttTATTTTCAAGCTCCAAAAGGGGTATTATTAtaaagacaggaaaaataacAACTGGAAAGCTGTTCTGATGGGGTAGTGACGGTGTCCCTTTAGGATGGACAGGGCTGGTggctgaggaggcagcagcagctccggtgCAGGGACACGATGCACCTGGGACCCCCTCACCATGGGAAAGCTGCTCAGTGACAAACCCATGGCACCAGCTCGGACCCAGCCAGTTGCTTCCTGAACCACGTGTCAACCTGTTCTTTTATCTTCCCCACATACAGATCccaataaaagcaataaaactcCCATTTAAAGCTGGGAGCCAAGGGATGGGGTGCAGGCTGTGGGCTGAGCGCCTGCAAAGCTGGACAGGCTTTTGCTCTCTAAAGAAACAGGAACCAGCTCCTCCAGAAGGTAAAACCCGTGTGTGCCCCCCTCCCCAAACAGTGCTTTAAAGATTAATCATGTCCCCgcacccaggggctgcagcaggggccATGTGGGTTCTCatcctggctctgccctgcaACTTTTGGCCACGGGCAAGGAGTCAGCAGGAGACAAAGCCAAtccctgccccggggctgctctgggacaggcagaggcagcactgcagtgtACCAGGAGCGTGTcccacatcccagctcctctcagaGGATGCTGTGCTGAGAGTGGAcacacagcccagggagctggaaCAAGCTGTCTACGGAGACCTCCCAGGAGCCAAGCGTTTTAATTTATCAtgataatattattttttttcctttttcctgctgtttaaAAGGTGTTTGTTCCACGTGCAGTGGTCCCACGGTGTCCTGCcgctcctgctctgcccccagGGCGGTGGGACGGGGTCGCTTTTCTTTGCGAGGTGCTTTTGGCTTCCACGATCACACAAACTGTAACAAGCTTTACAAGAAAACACTGGCAAGTCCCAAGGTTTGGCAGCAACCTTTGTCAGTGTGGGCTGAGGGCACGAGGCTATCccatcccctcctcctccatcaTACATGTCCTTCAGCCTCTTCACCCTCAGCACCAGGAGCCTGAGGTCCTTTTCCACGCGCTGCCTTCTCCGCTGGTTTTTCCACACCGGTTTTGCTGGCTGCTTCCTgccaaacaacaaacaaaacccactgAGCTGGAaacaggagagggaaggggcaggcAAGTGACAGGGATGCTGGAATTAGGCTCAGGCAGTCCAGCCTGGGAGAGGAGAGGTAAAATTGCCCCCCACAACTCCCCCGTGCCCACTGAGCAGTGCAGCTCCCACCACTGGGCTCTGATTCCTGGGCTCAGTGGCTGGTGGAGGTTAAAGCTCAGCAGCCCGGGCAGCTCTTGGGGAAGGTGTGGGACCCCTGGGAATGATGTGACCCACCTCGCCAGAAGCAGGGTGCTGACACAGAGTGAGGATGGATGcatggagggagggatggagggatggatgggtggatggatggatggatggatggatggtggatggatggatggatggatggatggatggatggatggatggatgatggatggatggatggatggatggatggatgatggatggatggatggatggatggatggatgatggatggatggatggatggatggatggatggatggatggatgatggatggatggatggatggatggatggatggatggatggatggatggatgatgaatggatggatgaggAGGTAAGTCAGCAGTGTCAGAGTGGAGATACAGGACTGAGCCGTGGGTGCAGCCCATCAAGAGGAGCACTCAGGCACAGGGAAgcctcctgcctgctccagcagTGACTGTGCCCATCACAGCTGGCCACACAAGCCAAGCACAGGCCCAGCAGCTGGCCAGGCTGGCGCTGCTCCTAGCCCAGGCCCCTggcctgctgctccccaggggcTGCACCAGTCACTTAATCCACAGCCTCAACCTCCAGACACCGCTTCAGAATAAAAATGACCCATGCAGATGGCTTGCAAAGCCGTGTCCTCTCTCGTTACAGTACAGCAGGTTTTGTTCAGTGGAATTTTGGATGAGAGCCTGTTCTGAGACAGCGATCTTCCCGCCTGAGCAGAGGAGCAGGTATTGCCTTACCAGCTTCAGGAAATCCACACTATCATGTCTCAAAATACTCCTGCCAGAGATGGAATGATACTTCATTTCACTTGTGACCAGGAGTTCACCAACACTCTCtagctgggagcagccagctgAAGTACCAATGCCAGCCCCGTTCTCAGCCCCTCTGAACTCACACTGCAAATGCTTTTATTGGTGATTGAGCACCTGATGGCACCCTCTGCATAAGAGAGACCAACAAGTAAAACACTTCTTCCCACTGCAGTAGGCTCTATCCCTCTATCCTGCATCCTGACCTATAATTTAATTCGGTTGAACCCATCTCTCCTCATCACAAACCCTCAGTGCAACACCTGGATGGCCAAAAACGAGCAGCACTCACCTTTGCATCCCTCTCTGCAAACTTTGTGAACATGTTGGCGTAGATCCTCCGGTCCCGCTcgttgtgctccttggttttctTCTGGCACACGGAGATCTGGGACTTTGCTGCTTTGTTCTGTGGGTTCACCTCCAGCACTTTTTGGAAGTCACATTTGGCCAGCTCGAACTCGTTCATCAATAACCTGGCTTCACCCCTCCTGTACAAGCCTTTCTCATTGTCCTGGTCCAACCCCAGAGCCTGGAAGCACACACAGGTCCCTGTGAACATCTCAGAGCCCTCCCAAGAGATCCCCTACAGGCAAAGCCTCAATAAATCTGTCAAAATTAGGACAAGGTGGCTTCAAATCTCCAGAGGACTTGCATCTTGCTCAACAAAAATTGCCTCATCTCCATTAGCAGCTGGGAGATCATTAATATAGTTTTATTATCTCTCCTTGCTTAAAATACCCCTAAGTGTGGCAGGGATATTCCTTCTtatacaaaaagaaattttaaaaaactccaTCAAACTCCTAGTGAGAACATGCAGGAGAAGAGGATGCTTCATCCTCCAGGCTCATGCTGATGCCTTAGGACtttaacttttatatttttcctataTTTGTAATCCTGTAATTCTTTAGTGTATAACTCTAAACTCCATATACAGTGCTAGCTGCTCTTCTCCCATTTTGGtcagacacaacaattcctctccatGCCTGgaatcaaggacacctcactgcatCAGACTcgcagagatggaaacaaaagtgagttttAGGGGAGAAAACTTGgggtaaattacttcattacctgaagctgtaattggaggaTCAACCCCCagtatgcaaatggaccaaacttagaaaaagtgtgaaaacccgTGACCCATTGTCATTTTTTTTGGGTTTAACCCCTAAATGCACCTcaaggcccttcaataaatatacctgctttttattcctttaattttgCCTGGCCCCTGGTTTTGGGTAGCCCATGAAGGTACCAGTTTGTGGTGACCCCCCTACCTTGTCACAGCACTCGACAGCCTTGGCGTACTCTCGCAGCTTCAGGTAGCACATGGCCAGGTTGAGGAAGGCAGCCAGCAGGAAGGACTCAGAGGCTTTGGACTCCTTTTCAGACAAGCCATACTCCATTTCCAGCCAGGACACAATCTTCCCATACTGAATCACTGCCTGCAGGTATTTGCCTTCCTGAAAGGAGCAAAAAGAGGCTCAGTCTTGGCCCTGGCATGTGCCGTGAGCAGGTGACAAGTGTCATGTGGGGTGTTCGATAAATacaggaaaggaggaggatCCCGACTCCTCCAGAAGCAGCAGGTTTGGGAAAAGATGAGTCAGAACAGGGGGGAGCTGGGAtgctccagctgggaaggggAATGCAAAGCCCCTCAGcactggccctggcctgggaaGGGTTTGATCTGCTGtcctgctctgcagggagcaccCAGAGCCAAGGCAATGCTGGGAAAGGATGAGATGTCTCGGGGAGCACCAAGGAGTGAGAAaaaggcagaggcagagcaggactcgccttccccagccctgtctgGGGGCACATGGCTTCTCTGACACTGCTGGCTGCCAAATTCAGTCCCAGCTCCCCCCCTCTGCCTCTGCCACCCCCAAGTTCACAAACCTTGAAGTACATCGTGCCCTTTTCCTTGACCAcagctgcctgctccagctTCTCCTTGGTGTCCATCTCCCACGACTCCTTGGCCTGCAAAGGAACACTTGGAGCActcccaggggagcagagcagcctcccctgccccagcaggacCATGCCACTCTCTGGGACAGCTGGGCACGCTCAGGGCTCATCAGGGCTGTACCACAGAGCCTGGAGAAAGGTGCTGCCTGCTTTGGCCAGGGTGATGGCACAGGCAGGGGACCCACGCAGGGATGTGCAAATCCCATGGGCTTTTCCTGCATCCCATCCCCAGCCTTCTCAAGGGTACAACAGGCTGGACAGACCAGCTTTTATCTGTGCAGTCTGGGGGGGAAATTAAgtgggggaaaaaggagaaaattggaaagaaactaaaaggaaaataggaaaaaaaggagaaaaaaaggagagaaaaagcagaaaagggagaaaaatagaaagaaagtagaaaaaaggaaaaataaggagaaatgaggagaaaataagagaaaaatggaggcaaaaaggagaaaaaaggaggaggaaaaaataaaaaagagaaggggagaaaaaaggaagaagagaaaataatattaaataaaaagaaagtacAAAAGGACAAGGTTAGGAACAAATAAGACACCCAGCCTTGGACCTCAGCCAcaagaataaaacaaaccaacagAGAAGAACAAATTAAGAACACGAAGCTCCTCGGTGACGTCTCCACTTCAGCTGGGGTTGGGCTGCAGCCACGCCAGGGACAAAGGCTGGAGGCTGCACAGGCCTTGCCATCCCTGCGACCAGGGAAGGACAGGAGCACCTCTGCCCTCACCTTCTCAAAGCTCTTCAGGGTCACCTCGTACACCAGCTCCGCGTTCCCCTGGATGCCGAATTTGGGCTTCCCAGCCTCGCCGAAGCCGTacctgcagggcagggggaggcaCTCAGAGGAGGGGGAGAAAGCTTTTTTTCAGCACAGCTTGCCCATAAATGCACGCTCAGGTTGCCACCCGCAGCTTTCTAACATTTTGGGGACAGGGTGATGTGACTCTCCGCGAGCAAAGGTCCCTGTGGATGTACAATGCACACACTGGGAACCAGCACTCCTGGCTGCATCAAAACCATTTTTTTACACAGGCTTCTCTCCAGCCCTGGGCATTTGCAGGGAGACATTTTTATCTCAGACACTGGACTTGGATAAAGCCCTTTCACCTGGTtttatggtttgtttttttttaagtatctcAACATTCCTGTTTACACGCCACTGGTCACccctgctgttcctgctggTGTCCTCTGAGACTCTCCTGGAGAGTTTTCAGGATCACCATCTTCCACAAGGGCTGGAGGCTGGAACTCACTCAgcagccctgtggagatgcTCCTCACCGTGGGCTGAGGTAGAGGATGCAGTGCTCTCCCCTCTGCATCTTCTCCAGGGCCTTGTCAATGCCGATGGGGATGTCGTGGTCCTCCCCTTCGCCCACCACGAATTTCACATCCTTGCAGTCGAACCTGCGGCCGCCGCAGAATCCCTCCAGGTGAACTGCAGAGGGGCAAGAGGGGCAGGATGGCACCCAGAGTCACCCACACCTTGGAGAAAGGTGGGCTCCAAAGCGCCTTAGAAAGCATTTTGTAAAGCTTCTCTCCCAAAACTCAGCAGAGCCCGGAAGAGGGAAgacccagggctgggggcattcTGGAGAAGAGGGATGGGGAGGGCTTGGGAGCACTGCTGAAAAGCAAGGCAGGCATATCTTGTCCAAGCAAGGACCAAACAACAGATAAACATCGTGACTAATATGTTCCCCTCGTACTCAAGTGCACGAGTCGAGTCTTACTGGAACTGGATATTGCTGCTGGCACGGCGCCAGGCAGAGTTTATCACGGTGATTACAAATCTTCTATACTGTGCTATACTGCCTTGACTCCTGCCTCCAAAACAAGGCCATGTTCTCCTGACTCTGAGAACTCAAAGTACAagataaacttttttttttttttatttttaatcttcaaCCAGGGGCCGTGCTGTTCCAGCCCCAGACGCTGGCAGAAGCGCCGGCAGAGCGGACACTGGGTACCTGGCACACTCACCACCTGGCACTCCTGGCTGGCTTTCCACAGCAAgattattctttatttattcAAACCTGAAGACGTTCCAGGCTTTGGGGATGCTTTTGCAACCTTTGCATTCTGCTTGCAGGGTAAAAGGCATACACACACGTGCAGGCAGGCATCAAGTAAAAGCAATTTCACAAGGGACTCCTACATGTTGTTGgggggtggggaaaaaaaagccaaaacaaacaactacaaaaaaagctttgtaagaGGAAAAAATCACAAGTGTTCTTAAAGGTTTTGCAGCCTGCAAAGACATGAGCTTTACCTTTGTTTGAGGGGAACAGAATGCAACCTGAGATGCTGCAGGGCACTGAGCATCCTGCTGTGGTGGCAGGTGAGGGGCAGGACAAGCTGGGTACAGGAACAGTTGTGAGGGtctgggctctgcacaggagagctgcaccCTGGGCTGAAGGAAACCTGCGTCcatcccctgccctgggacccACAGGAGTCCTTAGGGTGAGAGGCATGGACCCAGCAGACCCGGCAGCCCCCATTCCAAGGGCAGGTCCAGCTGCCCTAAGAGAACCCAAGGATGGGttcctcctgcaggagcaggacgCCAGGCTCTGCCCTGTCACCCCACTCTTGCCACCAAAGCCGTGCTGGGACTCGAGCAGAGGATGCCCAGGTGCTTGCCAGCTCCCTGGGACACATCCTGCAACCATCTCTGGTGCACAGTGACCACGGCAGTCAGGCTGTGAGCTCACCCAGCTTGGGATGAGGACAAAAAGCAAATCCAGCTCCTCCGGGGACAACCCGTGCTTCTGCACTGCCCAAAGCCAAGCTGGCAGGTGTTTTAGGCACggaaaatgtgggaaattcTGCCTAAAATACAAGTAAGCCAGCCACCCCACAGCACCGTGCATCTCCCTGCACCTCCCTGGCGAGCACAGATCCGCAGTCCCTGACCCCAAAAGCTCCCCAAGGTCCCACATCCCCTGCGGgatgaggcagggatgggaagcTCCACTTTAAAACAGGATGCACGAGGGGATGTTGTGATCCTTCCTTCCAAGGATAGCTCTGCTCTGTTTTAATTGCACAGAAAATACACCGAGCACGGCGGGGGGAGGAATCTCTGCTCGGGTTTCCAGGAGTGGGTCAGCTGGTTCAGCCGCTCTTGgattacagagaaaaaaaagtcactgaaGGAACATCACTCCGGTTGCAGCTCTGACTTATtgttctctcagtgcctgcagcgATTTTGTTTTTGAAGAGCTGAGAACAGAGTGTACTGAGTGCGGCTGGCACACGAACTTGATGTGCTGACAGCAATTTGTACTCAGATTAAAAACGGAGAAGGAGGAGGGGTGTGGGGGGAAAGGATGTAACAAAAGCTAGAATGCCAGATTTCAACTGCAGCACAGGTTTTAGGGACCAGAACTGGCATTTAGGGTCCGTAAAACTTCAAGCCTATTAAAACCCAGAGGTACTTGCTCCTGGACGAGTGATTTATTCCAGCCTAATTCCAGCACCTCCCAAACTACACAGCTGAGGTAAAgcatcacagccctgccccagggggGACTGCTGTGTCCCCACACCGCTCAGACAGCAGAATTTGAgtcaaaatctcatttttccctAAAAGAGAGTCTCGTTAGAAGAACCAGCCACTTAAAGCTGCGAACTTTGTAAGCTCTCACAGATCAGATTCAATTTCTCAGCTGATAGAGGGACTTCAGGATCTTTGTGAACAGGAGCTCTGGAATTAAGA comes from the Lonchura striata isolate bLonStr1 chromosome 30, bLonStr1.mat, whole genome shotgun sequence genome and includes:
- the FKBP5 gene encoding peptidyl-prolyl cis-trans isomerase FKBP5; the encoded protein is MVARSKDTMTTDEATKSEGEVQAAALAERGEDITPSKDRGVLKIIKRAGSEDESPMIGDKVYVHYKGKLANGKKFDSSRDRNEPFIFSLGKGQVIKAWDIGVATMKKGEICYLLCKPEYAYGSAGSAPKIPSNATLFFEVELLDFKGEDLFEDGGIIRRIKSKGEGYSNPNEGATVEIHLEGFCGGRRFDCKDVKFVVGEGEDHDIPIGIDKALEKMQRGEHCILYLSPRYGFGEAGKPKFGIQGNAELVYEVTLKSFEKAKESWEMDTKEKLEQAAVVKEKGTMYFKEGKYLQAVIQYGKIVSWLEMEYGLSEKESKASESFLLAAFLNLAMCYLKLREYAKAVECCDKALGLDQDNEKGLYRRGEARLLMNEFELAKCDFQKVLEVNPQNKAAKSQISVCQKKTKEHNERDRRIYANMFTKFAERDAKEAASKTGVEKPAEKAARGKGPQAPGAEGEEAEGHV